The proteins below come from a single Bacteroidota bacterium genomic window:
- a CDS encoding glycosyltransferase family 4 protein, translating to MKILQLCFRMPYPLKDGGAIAMYNMTKAFWELGCNTTLLVPVTPKHNVSIEDLPDDFKKLAQINTVKVNSEITFASALKNLLFSKMPYYISRYENENFRRKLIRILKEEDFDIVHIESLKEAIYVEDIRKHSKAKIVMRSHNIEYKIWERMASSTHFGLKKIYLNILVKRLKKYEIGTLNTFDAIVPITKVDGDFFIKAGCTKPVFPTASGIEMQRFEDRKENPQQISLFHIGALDWMPNMEAVNWFINDIWPKINIKFPDLKFYIAGRNMPEKIKKLNKKNIEIVGEVNSAIDFMNSKSVMIVPLLSGSGMRIKIVEGMALGKVIISTSIGAEGIEYTDEENILIADSKEEFVNRIEQLINDNAFAKKISNNAVELVKNKYDNLTIVKKLLNNYKKVIAK from the coding sequence ATGAAGATTCTTCAACTATGTTTCAGGATGCCATATCCTTTAAAAGATGGAGGTGCTATTGCCATGTACAATATGACCAAAGCTTTTTGGGAGCTTGGATGCAACACAACTTTGCTTGTTCCTGTTACGCCAAAACACAATGTGAGTATTGAAGACCTTCCTGATGATTTTAAAAAACTTGCACAAATAAATACTGTAAAAGTAAATAGTGAAATCACTTTTGCTTCTGCATTAAAAAATCTTCTTTTTTCAAAAATGCCATATTATATTTCGAGGTATGAAAATGAGAACTTTAGAAGGAAACTTATACGGATTTTAAAAGAAGAAGACTTTGACATTGTACATATTGAGAGTCTCAAAGAAGCAATCTATGTTGAGGATATCAGAAAGCATTCAAAAGCAAAAATAGTAATGCGTTCGCATAACATTGAGTACAAAATTTGGGAACGTATGGCAAGTTCAACCCACTTTGGTTTGAAAAAAATCTATTTAAATATTTTAGTAAAACGATTAAAAAAATACGAAATAGGAACTCTTAATACTTTTGATGCAATAGTTCCAATCACAAAAGTTGACGGTGATTTTTTTATCAAAGCCGGATGTACAAAGCCAGTATTTCCCACAGCATCAGGAATTGAAATGCAAAGGTTTGAAGACAGAAAAGAAAATCCCCAACAAATTTCTCTTTTTCATATAGGTGCTCTTGATTGGATGCCCAACATGGAAGCTGTAAATTGGTTTATAAATGATATTTGGCCAAAGATAAATATAAAATTTCCTGACCTAAAATTTTATATCGCAGGAAGGAATATGCCGGAGAAAATTAAAAAATTAAACAAGAAAAATATTGAAATTGTAGGGGAAGTAAATAGTGCAATCGATTTTATGAATTCAAAATCTGTAATGATTGTTCCTTTGTTATCGGGTAGCGGAATGCGAATAAAAATTGTAGAAGGTATGGCACTTGGCAAAGTAATTATTTCAACATCAATAGGTGCTGAAGGAATTGAATATACAGATGAAGAAAATATTTTGATAGCTGATTCAAAAGAGGAATTTGTAAACAGAATAGAACAGTTGATAAATGATAATGCTTTCGCAAAAAAAATAAGTAACAATGCTGTGGAGCTTGTAAAAAACAAATATGATAATTTAACGATTGTAAAAAAATTGCTAAATAATTACAAGAAAGTTATTGCCAAATAA
- a CDS encoding LptF/LptG family permease — protein sequence MKKLNKLSIKYFTAPFFATFFISLFVLIMQFLWKYIDDLAGKGLEWYVIFELIFFASAHLIPLALPLAVLLSSMMTFGSLAENNELMAYKSSGVSLVRIFRPLGILVIFFAFGSFLFSNYALPKANLRFGALLWDVKTQKPAFDIREGVFYNGIDGYSIRVKEKDNNTNEIKDVLVYDHTKGTDNNIVIKAESGKMSISENQRWLTITLFDGYRYEEIRNLKNSHIRLPHSKTKFKEYEIKFDLSQFEFDRTNVNLFRGNYRMLNMTELKAKQDSIEKEKVILEEQTREYLKPYLYFLRDSSLSDYEAREMHFDSANFISNFIKNNNNILGRAKSNARTIKFILRNPSIKAEFQKNALIRYQIEWHRKIILSLVIIILFLMGAPMGAIIRKGGLGLPSIVSVFMFIAFHIISIIGEKLAKKYVLEPWIGMWLPVFILLPIGLILVYKANKDSIHFGSEFFSKVLSKYYLVYEFFQSKRGNMKNNLSKK from the coding sequence GTGAAAAAGTTAAATAAGTTATCAATAAAGTATTTTACAGCTCCCTTCTTTGCAACATTTTTTATTTCCTTATTTGTGTTAATAATGCAATTTTTATGGAAATATATAGATGATCTTGCAGGCAAAGGACTGGAGTGGTATGTTATTTTTGAACTTATCTTTTTTGCATCTGCTCACCTTATTCCTTTAGCGTTACCCTTAGCAGTATTGCTATCTTCAATGATGACTTTTGGTAGCCTTGCCGAGAACAATGAATTGATGGCTTACAAATCCTCGGGTGTTTCTCTTGTACGAATATTCAGACCCCTTGGTATTCTTGTAATATTTTTTGCATTTGGTTCATTTTTATTTTCAAACTATGCTTTACCAAAAGCGAACTTAAGGTTCGGTGCTTTGCTATGGGATGTTAAAACCCAAAAACCTGCCTTTGATATAAGAGAAGGAGTTTTTTATAATGGAATTGACGGTTACAGTATCAGAGTAAAAGAAAAGGATAACAACACTAATGAAATAAAAGATGTATTGGTGTATGATCACACTAAGGGTACTGATAATAATATTGTAATAAAAGCCGAAAGTGGGAAAATGAGTATTTCTGAGAATCAAAGATGGCTAACTATTACTTTGTTTGATGGATACAGATATGAAGAAATAAGAAATTTAAAAAATAGTCATATAAGATTACCGCATAGCAAGACAAAGTTTAAAGAATATGAAATAAAATTTGACTTATCACAATTTGAATTTGACAGAACAAATGTTAATTTATTCAGAGGGAATTATCGAATGCTTAATATGACTGAACTAAAAGCAAAGCAGGATTCTATTGAAAAAGAAAAAGTTATTCTTGAAGAACAAACAAGAGAATACCTGAAACCCTATTTGTATTTTTTGCGTGATAGTAGCCTTAGTGATTATGAAGCCCGTGAAATGCATTTTGATTCAGCAAATTTTATCAGTAATTTTATTAAAAACAACAATAATATTCTTGGCAGAGCAAAATCAAATGCACGAACTATAAAATTCATTTTACGAAATCCTTCAATAAAAGCTGAATTTCAAAAAAATGCACTTATACGGTATCAAATCGAATGGCACAGAAAAATCATTCTTTCACTCGTAATTATTATTCTATTTTTGATGGGTGCTCCTATGGGTGCGATTATTAGAAAAGGAGGACTTGGCTTACCAAGTATTGTTTCTGTATTTATGTTTATTGCTTTTCATATAATTTCAATAATAGGCGAAAAACTTGCGAAAAAATATGTTTTAGAACCTTGGATAGGTATGTGGCTTCCTGTATTTATTCTTTTACCAATAGGACTTATCCTCGTTTATAAAGCAAATAAAGATTCTATACATTTCGGAAGTGAGTTTTTCTCTAAAGTTTTATCAAAATATTATTTGGTGTATGAATTTTTTCAGTCGAAAAGGGGAAATATGAAAAACAACTTAAGTAAAAAATAA